A single region of the Aliiroseovarius sp. F47248L genome encodes:
- a CDS encoding LacI family DNA-binding transcriptional regulator has translation MAVTLKEVAERAGVSRSAVSRTFTPGASVSDKTRRKVEKAADELGYSPNALASSLTTGRTKLIGLVSNNFHNPIFLEVFDLFTRGLQDRGLRPLLVNLTNETDPENSVRMLRQYSVDGVVVASSTLPPGFSKAFRDAGVPVVNSFGRYSSTPQVHVVGIDNVECGRMAARTLVARGYKNVAFLGGPQSATSTQDRHKGFMAEMAEHPNVTATCSYAEAYSFDAGRREMLRLLEGSPSEAYFCGDDVLSIGVLSAIQDSGLSVPQDIGLMGLNDMEMAGWENINLTTIHQPIRQIVTSSIELMVAMLDEPDRYPEARIFPCSIVERGTLRPISS, from the coding sequence ATGGCAGTAACATTGAAAGAGGTTGCAGAACGCGCCGGGGTTTCACGCTCCGCTGTTTCCCGCACCTTTACGCCTGGAGCTTCGGTTTCGGACAAAACACGACGAAAGGTTGAAAAAGCCGCGGACGAGCTTGGATACAGCCCGAATGCGCTGGCCTCGTCCTTGACCACAGGGCGTACCAAGTTGATCGGTCTTGTTTCGAACAACTTTCACAACCCGATCTTTCTGGAAGTGTTCGACCTGTTCACCCGCGGCCTTCAAGACCGTGGATTGCGACCGCTTCTGGTCAATCTGACCAATGAAACCGACCCGGAAAACTCGGTGCGGATGCTTCGGCAGTATTCTGTCGATGGCGTTGTCGTCGCCTCGTCCACTTTGCCGCCTGGATTTTCAAAAGCGTTCCGCGATGCGGGCGTCCCGGTGGTGAATTCATTTGGACGTTACTCTTCGACGCCGCAGGTCCATGTGGTCGGGATCGACAACGTCGAATGTGGCCGCATGGCCGCCCGGACGCTGGTAGCGCGTGGCTACAAGAACGTCGCGTTTCTGGGTGGCCCCCAAAGCGCCACATCAACGCAAGATCGGCACAAAGGCTTCATGGCCGAAATGGCCGAACACCCCAACGTCACGGCCACCTGTTCTTACGCCGAAGCCTATTCGTTCGATGCAGGGCGACGCGAAATGCTGCGATTGCTGGAAGGCAGCCCGTCCGAAGCCTATTTTTGCGGCGACGACGTGCTGTCCATCGGTGTTCTGTCTGCCATTCAAGACAGCGGCCTGTCGGTGCCACAGGATATCGGTCTGATGGGTTTGAATGATATGGAAATGGCGGGGTGGGAGAACATCAACCTCACCACCATCCACCAACCCATCCGCCAAATCGTCACATCGTCAATCGAGCTTATGGTCGCGATGCTGGACGAACCAGACCGCTATCCCGAAGCGCGCATTTTCCCATGTTCGATTGTCGAACGTGGAACCTTGCGCCCGATCAGCAGCTAA
- a CDS encoding sugar ABC transporter substrate-binding protein, protein MKSLMKNVVLATAVAAAPLMVGTGAMAEGEKYILVSHAPDSDSWWNTIKNGIALAGEQVGAEVEYRNPPTGDVADMARIIDQAAASSPDGIITTLADFDVLKGPISAAVDQGIDVIIMNTGTPEQAREVGALMYVGQPEYDAGFAAGQRAKGEGVTKFLCVNHAIQQPTVGERCRGYADGLGIELGDAMMDSGTDPSEIKNKVLAYLSANPDVDGILTLGPVSADPTIAALQESGMAGDIHFGTFDLGEEIVKGIKDGVINWGIDQQPFLQAYMPVIILANWDRYGVLPGNNINSGPGFVTKDGLAKVEEFAGEYR, encoded by the coding sequence ATGAAATCACTGATGAAAAATGTCGTATTGGCCACGGCCGTCGCCGCAGCGCCGCTGATGGTTGGGACCGGCGCGATGGCCGAAGGCGAAAAGTACATTCTTGTCAGCCATGCCCCGGACAGCGACAGCTGGTGGAACACGATCAAGAACGGTATCGCACTGGCGGGCGAGCAGGTTGGTGCCGAAGTTGAATATCGCAATCCGCCGACCGGTGACGTAGCCGATATGGCGCGCATCATCGATCAGGCTGCGGCGTCAAGCCCGGACGGAATCATCACCACATTGGCCGACTTTGACGTTTTGAAAGGACCGATCAGCGCCGCCGTTGATCAAGGCATCGACGTCATCATCATGAACACAGGTACGCCCGAACAGGCACGCGAAGTTGGTGCACTGATGTATGTGGGTCAGCCTGAATATGACGCAGGTTTCGCCGCTGGGCAGCGCGCCAAAGGCGAAGGTGTGACCAAGTTCCTTTGTGTGAACCACGCCATTCAACAGCCCACTGTGGGCGAACGTTGCCGCGGTTACGCGGACGGCCTCGGCATTGAATTGGGCGATGCGATGATGGATTCGGGGACGGACCCGTCGGAAATCAAGAACAAGGTGCTGGCCTATCTGTCGGCAAACCCTGATGTTGACGGTATCCTGACCCTTGGTCCAGTGTCAGCAGACCCCACCATCGCTGCGTTGCAGGAAAGCGGAATGGCCGGGGATATCCACTTCGGCACATTCGATCTGGGTGAAGAGATTGTCAAAGGAATCAAGGACGGCGTGATCAACTGGGGCATCGACCAACAACCGTTCCTGCAGGCCTATATGCCAGTCATCATCCTGGCCAACTGGGATCGCTATGGCGTTCTGCCGGGCAACAACATCAACTCTGGCCCTGGCTTCGTGACCAAGGATGGCTTGGCTAAGGTTGAAGAGTTTGCGGGTGAATACCGCTAA
- a CDS encoding ABC transporter permease, whose amino-acid sequence MAETTQSDERVKEISAFRQALIRPELGGIVGTVAVFTLFLLFAFDSGMFASQGVLNWSVVSAQFMIIAVGACLLMIAGEFDLSVGSMIGFAGMMIAVFGVVLGWPMWIAIIITFVICSALGALNGWIVVKTGLPSFIVTLAFLFILRGFTIYIPQTIERKTIIGGIRDAAEGDWLAPIFGGKIGESVFQWLGDIGVITVFERGSREGQPVVDGIPMLIVWAIVLIVLGHILLTRTQFGNWIFASGGDPEAARNSGVPVNKVKILMFTLTAFCATVLAVCQVMEFGSAGADRGVLKEFEAIIAVVIGGALLTGGYGSVLGAALGALIFGVVQQGLFFAGVESSLFRVFLGVILLFAVILNTYIRRIITGER is encoded by the coding sequence ATGGCTGAGACCACCCAATCTGACGAACGCGTAAAAGAGATATCCGCGTTTCGGCAGGCGCTTATTCGCCCCGAACTAGGCGGTATCGTAGGCACCGTCGCTGTGTTTACTCTGTTTCTTCTGTTTGCCTTTGACAGCGGTATGTTTGCCTCACAAGGGGTTCTGAACTGGTCCGTCGTATCCGCCCAGTTCATGATCATTGCCGTTGGTGCGTGTCTGTTGATGATCGCAGGAGAGTTTGATCTGTCGGTCGGTTCGATGATCGGTTTCGCCGGTATGATGATCGCTGTGTTCGGCGTTGTCCTGGGCTGGCCCATGTGGATCGCAATTATTATCACGTTTGTGATTTGCAGTGCGCTTGGTGCGCTGAATGGCTGGATCGTCGTCAAGACCGGCTTGCCCAGTTTCATTGTGACTCTGGCCTTTTTGTTCATTCTGCGTGGTTTCACCATCTACATTCCCCAAACGATCGAGCGTAAAACGATCATTGGCGGCATTCGTGACGCCGCAGAAGGGGATTGGCTGGCCCCGATCTTTGGCGGAAAAATCGGCGAATCTGTGTTCCAGTGGCTGGGGGATATAGGTGTCATCACGGTGTTCGAGCGCGGTTCGCGTGAAGGACAACCGGTTGTTGACGGCATCCCCATGTTGATTGTCTGGGCAATTGTGTTGATCGTGCTTGGCCATATCCTTCTGACGCGCACACAATTCGGCAACTGGATCTTCGCATCTGGCGGCGACCCGGAAGCGGCGCGTAACTCGGGTGTTCCGGTGAACAAAGTCAAGATCCTGATGTTCACTCTCACGGCGTTCTGCGCAACGGTTCTTGCCGTTTGTCAGGTTATGGAATTCGGATCTGCCGGTGCGGATCGGGGTGTGTTGAAAGAGTTTGAAGCGATCATTGCCGTGGTCATTGGCGGCGCCTTGCTGACCGGTGGCTATGGCTCGGTTCTGGGCGCAGCCCTTGGTGCTCTGATTTTCGGTGTCGTTCAACAAGGTCTGTTTTTCGCAGGTGTCGAAAGCTCGTTGTTCCGGGTTTTCCTTGGGGTGATCCTTCTGTTTGCGGTCATTCTGAACACCTATATCCGTCGCATCATCACAGGGGAGCGTTGA
- a CDS encoding ATP-binding cassette domain-containing protein — protein sequence MNPEKAPIIQMKNIEKHFGSVIALAGVSLEVFPGECHCLLGDNGAGKSTFIKTMSGVHQPTRGEIFFEGKPMQFHDPRDAISAGIATVHQHLAMIPLMSVSRNFFMGNEPVKKVGPMKFFDHEYANKVTMDEMSKMGINLRGPDQAVGTLSGGERQTVAIARAVHFGAKVLILDEPTSALGVRQTANVLATIDKVRKQGIAVVFITHNVRHAMAVGDRFTVLNRGQTLGTAQRGQITPDELQDMMAGGQELVALEGSLGGTV from the coding sequence ATGAATCCGGAAAAAGCCCCAATCATTCAAATGAAGAATATCGAGAAACATTTTGGCAGCGTAATCGCGCTGGCAGGTGTATCACTGGAAGTCTTCCCCGGGGAATGCCACTGCCTGTTGGGCGACAACGGCGCGGGCAAGTCGACCTTCATCAAGACGATGTCCGGTGTACACCAGCCCACCCGTGGCGAAATCTTCTTTGAAGGTAAACCGATGCAGTTTCACGATCCGCGCGATGCGATTTCGGCGGGTATCGCGACTGTGCACCAGCACCTTGCCATGATCCCCCTGATGTCGGTCAGCCGCAACTTCTTCATGGGCAATGAGCCCGTGAAAAAGGTCGGTCCGATGAAATTCTTCGACCATGAGTATGCCAACAAAGTCACGATGGACGAAATGAGCAAGATGGGCATCAACCTGCGTGGCCCCGATCAGGCGGTCGGCACCCTGTCAGGGGGTGAGCGTCAGACCGTGGCCATCGCGCGCGCCGTGCATTTCGGTGCCAAGGTGTTGATCCTTGACGAACCGACTTCGGCGCTTGGCGTTCGACAGACGGCCAATGTTCTTGCGACAATTGACAAAGTTCGCAAGCAGGGGATCGCAGTTGTATTCATCACGCACAACGTGCGGCACGCGATGGCTGTGGGGGATCGGTTCACGGTGTTGAACCGCGGTCAGACTCTGGGCACCGCCCAACGTGGCCAGATCACACCTGACGAGTTGCAGGATATGATGGCGGGCGGGCAGGAGCTTGTCGCCTTGGAGGGCAGCTTGGGCGGCACGGTCTAG
- a CDS encoding DUF1403 family protein encodes MTYAQPSHCDGADTVPLMPAWVTAGRPETSEDVAFLSGAALAHLHFAVSQDDVPQALLRARLALSAAEACVVLSGRPERASDLRDALHLIRPGDHPGPAGAIYHQWWTAVTRPISVPVLKRAVPDGLETHVPVWLAAVQGGPVRQAAAVLEAVLADHPTEEASALIMADAALARGVGWSHLMPILAMGLKRRELRLAGADLTTACHSAVTRSSTDALRIAADLTRRAAYLRAVTPKLRAKGASAAVDIFLTRDAAAPAALTSLMSDRAARRLCDRLVDLGAVRELTGRDTFRLYGV; translated from the coding sequence ATGACATATGCCCAACCAAGCCACTGCGATGGTGCAGACACCGTCCCCCTGATGCCAGCATGGGTGACAGCCGGTCGGCCGGAAACGTCTGAAGATGTTGCATTTTTATCGGGTGCCGCGTTGGCGCATCTACATTTTGCGGTATCTCAGGATGACGTACCACAGGCATTGTTGCGCGCGCGGTTGGCGCTGTCTGCCGCTGAAGCCTGCGTCGTCTTGTCGGGTCGTCCTGAACGGGCATCAGATCTGCGGGATGCGCTGCATCTGATACGGCCCGGCGATCATCCGGGACCGGCCGGCGCGATCTATCACCAATGGTGGACAGCTGTGACGCGGCCGATCTCGGTTCCTGTGTTGAAACGCGCAGTGCCGGATGGGTTGGAAACACATGTGCCAGTTTGGCTGGCGGCAGTGCAGGGGGGGCCGGTGCGTCAAGCTGCGGCGGTGTTAGAAGCGGTGTTGGCCGACCACCCGACCGAAGAGGCATCGGCGCTGATCATGGCTGATGCGGCACTGGCGCGTGGCGTAGGGTGGTCCCATCTGATGCCAATATTGGCAATGGGATTGAAGCGGCGAGAGTTACGGCTTGCCGGTGCTGATCTGACAACGGCCTGCCATTCGGCTGTTACACGATCTTCGACGGACGCACTTCGTATTGCTGCTGATCTGACGCGCCGTGCCGCGTATCTTCGAGCTGTGACCCCGAAGCTGCGCGCCAAGGGGGCGAGTGCGGCGGTCGACATTTTCCTGACACGGGATGCGGCAGCCCCTGCGGCGCTGACATCCTTGATGTCAGACCGGGCGGCACGGCGATTATGTGATCGGCTGGTCGATCTTGGCGCTGTGCGCGAGCTGACGGGGCGTGACACGTTTCGGCTTTACGGGGTGTGA
- a CDS encoding SMC-Scp complex subunit ScpB has protein sequence MNVAENRTEPELDRELPDLPPELRWREWMRRIEAVLFASRTPLAREDLARVVGREVSVDLLIDDLADDLAGRSFEVTKRADGWMLRTRPAYAPVIRAAADVDDQLLDLNPFDIAVLAAIAYHQPITRDGLAEIFGKDISRDLIGRLHARTLIATGPRAPRRGAPYTFVTTDQFLVAFDLTSLRDLPDREQIEDAGISQPSPGLLGE, from the coding sequence ATGAATGTGGCCGAGAACCGAACCGAGCCAGAGCTGGATCGCGAACTGCCTGATCTGCCACCTGAGCTGCGGTGGCGGGAATGGATGCGCCGGATCGAGGCGGTGTTGTTTGCAAGCCGCACCCCCCTTGCGCGCGAAGATCTGGCGCGTGTTGTGGGACGCGAAGTATCGGTTGATCTGCTGATCGACGACCTTGCAGACGATCTGGCCGGGCGATCGTTCGAAGTTACCAAGCGTGCGGATGGTTGGATGTTGCGCACCCGCCCCGCCTATGCGCCCGTGATCCGCGCCGCGGCGGATGTGGATGATCAGCTTTTGGATTTGAACCCGTTTGATATCGCGGTTCTGGCGGCCATCGCCTATCACCAACCGATCACGCGTGACGGTCTTGCAGAGATTTTCGGCAAGGACATCAGCCGCGATTTGATCGGGCGGTTGCACGCCCGCACCCTGATTGCCACCGGTCCCCGCGCCCCCCGTCGCGGGGCACCCTACACCTTCGTCACCACCGACCAGTTCCTTGTCGCCTTCGATCTGACAAGCCTGCGCGACTTGCCGGATCGTGAGCAGATCGAGGATGCCGGAATAAGCCAGCCCTCACCGGGTTTGCTTGGGGAGTAA
- a CDS encoding phosphatidylserine decarboxylase, whose amino-acid sequence MQMLGTFIKPMHPEGIKFVAVFAGVTALLFLISPFLGWIGVGLTVWCYYFFRDPKRVTPDRPGVIVSPADGVVSLIEAAVPPEELGMAATPLTRVSVFMSVFNCHVNRTPIAGEITAVAYRPGKFFNASLDKASADNERNSLCIRMEDGQDLAVVQIAGLVARRIVCFVKPGALMQTGERFGLIRFGSRLDVYLPEGVTPLVSIGQTMVAGETVIAEMHSSSDEVSVS is encoded by the coding sequence ATGCAAATGCTGGGTACTTTCATCAAACCGATGCACCCTGAAGGCATCAAGTTTGTCGCGGTGTTTGCCGGTGTTACAGCCCTGCTGTTCCTGATATCGCCGTTTCTGGGTTGGATCGGTGTCGGGTTGACTGTCTGGTGCTACTATTTCTTTCGTGACCCAAAACGGGTGACGCCTGATCGGCCAGGGGTGATTGTCAGTCCCGCAGACGGGGTGGTGTCATTGATCGAAGCCGCCGTTCCACCCGAGGAACTTGGCATGGCTGCCACGCCCTTGACCCGTGTCAGTGTGTTCATGAGCGTGTTCAACTGTCATGTAAACCGCACACCCATCGCCGGTGAGATCACCGCTGTGGCCTATCGCCCCGGAAAGTTTTTCAATGCATCGCTGGATAAGGCCAGCGCGGATAATGAACGCAACAGCCTGTGTATTCGGATGGAGGACGGGCAGGATTTAGCTGTGGTCCAGATTGCCGGGCTGGTGGCCCGCCGCATCGTTTGTTTTGTAAAACCCGGTGCGCTGATGCAGACGGGCGAACGGTTCGGATTGATCCGGTTCGGGTCGCGTTTGGATGTTTATCTGCCCGAAGGAGTCACGCCGCTGGTCAGTATTGGTCAAACAATGGTTGCCGGTGAAACCGTGATTGCCGAGATGCACAGCAGCAGCGACGAGGTCAGCGTGTCGTGA
- the pssA gene encoding CDP-diacylglycerol--serine O-phosphatidyltransferase, translating to MTGPSDKPASEFALIQLIPNMLTIAGLCAGLSAIRYGVQGDFRFAVQLILVACVLDGLDGRIARLMNSGSKMGAELDSLADFVNFGVAPPLVIYYWALQDTRNLAWISVLVYAVCCVLRLARFNVSSNASSENGQSTPSAFFSGVPSPAGAILVLLPMATSFAFDSIPMPPDLAICAYMVAIGMLMISRTPIWSFKTTRISRENVKFFLVGFAVVGVAALSFAWVTFLMLGLSYIVMIIWCGVAHRSTISERKG from the coding sequence GTGACCGGACCTTCTGACAAGCCTGCATCTGAGTTTGCCCTGATTCAGTTGATCCCCAACATGCTCACTATCGCGGGCCTGTGTGCCGGTTTGTCCGCGATCCGCTATGGTGTGCAGGGGGATTTCAGATTTGCGGTCCAGTTGATCCTTGTGGCCTGTGTTCTGGACGGTCTGGATGGGCGCATTGCCCGACTGATGAACAGCGGCAGCAAGATGGGGGCCGAATTGGACTCACTTGCTGACTTCGTGAATTTCGGCGTCGCGCCGCCCTTGGTCATCTACTACTGGGCTTTGCAGGACACGCGCAATCTGGCGTGGATATCTGTGCTGGTCTATGCCGTCTGTTGCGTGCTGCGCCTTGCACGGTTCAATGTCAGCAGCAACGCCAGCAGCGAAAATGGCCAAAGCACGCCAAGCGCGTTCTTCTCGGGCGTCCCGTCCCCAGCAGGTGCTATCTTGGTGCTTCTGCCGATGGCAACATCGTTTGCGTTTGACAGTATCCCGATGCCGCCCGACTTGGCGATTTGCGCCTATATGGTTGCGATCGGGATGTTGATGATCAGCCGCACGCCGATCTGGTCATTCAAGACAACGCGCATATCGCGAGAGAACGTTAAATTCTTTCTGGTCGGATTTGCGGTCGTCGGCGTTGCGGCGCTTAGTTTCGCCTGGGTCACTTTTTTGATGCTGGGCCTTAGCTATATTGTCATGATCATCTGGTGTGGTGTCGCACATCGTTCGACGATTTCCGAAAGGAAAGGCTAA
- a CDS encoding class I SAM-dependent methyltransferase: MDIEAVQSSYARWAPIYDKTFGAVTHSGRRRAVSYINSRDGSVLEVGVGTGLSLEHYNPELKVTGIDFSAQMLSKAQAKVREHDLRHVVALRKMDARALDFPDHSFDTIAAMHVLSVVPEPEQVMSEIARVLKPGGKVVITNHFVRTQGILALLERLSAPFANTIGWHSDFHIETVLQERALEVEEHKALPPLGLMTFLVLTKAGAA, from the coding sequence ATGGATATCGAAGCGGTTCAGTCCTCGTATGCCCGCTGGGCCCCGATCTATGACAAGACCTTCGGTGCTGTGACACATTCTGGCAGGCGGCGGGCGGTCAGCTATATCAACAGTCGGGACGGATCGGTTTTGGAGGTTGGTGTCGGCACTGGCCTGTCTTTGGAACATTACAATCCCGAATTGAAGGTGACTGGCATTGATTTCAGTGCGCAGATGCTGTCCAAGGCGCAGGCAAAAGTGCGCGAGCATGATCTGAGGCATGTTGTGGCGCTGCGGAAGATGGATGCCCGCGCGCTGGACTTTCCCGATCATAGTTTCGACACGATCGCTGCTATGCATGTGCTGTCCGTTGTACCGGAACCCGAACAGGTCATGTCCGAGATCGCACGCGTGTTGAAACCGGGCGGCAAGGTGGTCATCACCAATCATTTCGTGCGCACGCAGGGTATATTGGCGCTGTTGGAGCGCTTGTCTGCACCTTTTGCAAACACGATCGGTTGGCATTCCGATTTTCATATTGAAACGGTGTTACAAGAACGTGCGCTGGAGGTCGAAGAGCATAAGGCGTTGCCGCCGCTTGGATTGATGACTTTTCTTGTACTGACCAAAGCCGGTGCGGCGTAG
- the nadA gene encoding quinolinate synthase NadA → MLDLTHVRTVLSEHYDLTPSADLVDEMQEIYARMDRVVTPPDFAIYAPYIKAVNALKKKRNAVILGHNYMTPEIFHGVSDFVGDSLQLAMKASDVEADVIVQAGVHFMAETSKILSPEKTVLMPDIEAGCSLAESITADGIDEMRAKYPGAPVVSYVNTTAEVKAASDICCTSSNAVQIVNAMDSDTVIMTPDQYLAQNVANESHKNVVYWPGSCIVHEQYTAQDLRDFREWNPGTKLIAHPECTPEVVAEADFSGSTSGILKYVTDQKPEKAMLITECSMASNIADELPEVEFVGPCNMCPYMKKITLEKILYVLHTMEGQVEVDPEVAEKARHSVQAMIDLSRKLGL, encoded by the coding sequence TTGTTGGATCTTACCCATGTGCGTACTGTTCTGTCCGAGCACTACGACCTCACCCCTTCGGCCGATCTTGTCGACGAGATGCAGGAGATCTATGCCCGCATGGACCGGGTGGTAACCCCGCCGGACTTCGCGATCTACGCACCTTATATCAAGGCCGTCAACGCTTTGAAGAAAAAGCGCAATGCGGTAATCCTTGGCCACAACTATATGACGCCCGAGATCTTTCATGGCGTGTCCGACTTTGTGGGCGACAGTCTGCAACTGGCGATGAAGGCCAGCGATGTCGAAGCGGACGTGATTGTGCAGGCAGGTGTGCATTTCATGGCCGAGACCTCGAAAATCCTAAGCCCTGAGAAAACCGTGCTGATGCCGGATATTGAGGCCGGGTGTTCGCTGGCTGAAAGCATTACCGCCGATGGTATCGACGAAATGCGCGCCAAATATCCCGGCGCGCCGGTTGTGTCCTATGTGAACACGACAGCCGAGGTGAAGGCGGCGTCCGACATCTGCTGCACCTCGTCCAACGCGGTTCAGATCGTGAACGCGATGGACAGCGATACTGTTATCATGACGCCGGATCAATATCTGGCGCAGAACGTCGCCAATGAAAGCCACAAGAATGTGGTTTACTGGCCTGGATCGTGCATTGTGCACGAACAATACACCGCGCAGGATTTGCGCGATTTCCGTGAATGGAACCCGGGAACAAAGCTGATCGCACATCCCGAATGCACACCCGAGGTGGTGGCCGAGGCAGATTTTTCCGGCTCAACCAGTGGTATCCTGAAATACGTGACCGACCAGAAACCCGAGAAGGCGATGCTGATCACCGAATGCTCGATGGCGTCGAACATCGCGGACGAACTGCCCGAAGTCGAGTTCGTCGGTCCCTGCAACATGTGCCCCTACATGAAGAAGATCACGCTGGAGAAGATCTTGTATGTCCTTCACACGATGGAAGGCCAGGTTGAAGTTGATCCAGAGGTGGCGGAAAAAGCCCGTCATTCGGTTCAGGCGATGATCGATTTGTCTCGCAAGCTGGGCCTTTGA
- a CDS encoding L-aspartate oxidase: MQVVETDRVIIVGAGLGALYAALKLAPHPVVMISPEVLGEGASSAWAQGGVAAAMDSADSPESHAADTVKAGAGTVNPTVADLVTREARDYILDLTTMGTPFDRTEDGDYVLSREAAHSFARVVRVKGDQAGAQIMAALIAQVRETPSIQVLEGTMASDLELSHGRVTGVVIQEADDGRSGPVLLRGAAVLLAGGGSGGLYALTTNPPRIRGQVIGMAARAGALIADAEFVQFHPTAMDVGEDPAPLATEALRGEGAILINKHGERFMQAIHPDAELAPRDIVARAIYAEVKAGNRPMLDTREVLGEAIKARFPAVAEYCARNGIDPAVDPIPVAPAAHYHMGGIATDTQGCATLKGLWVCGEASSTGLHGANRLASNGLLEALVFARICAQGIAQSLTGVADAVTLNITFSNDGTPPAPEAVQALRQTMTQNVGVVRDHDGLTHALVTIAALEDAHGDSPSFLNMCATATLIAAGALVRQESRGAHERSDFPDPADGPGQRSEMYLTDALAVRAQACKELS, encoded by the coding sequence ATGCAGGTCGTTGAAACGGATCGTGTCATCATCGTTGGGGCCGGTCTGGGCGCGCTTTACGCAGCGCTGAAGCTTGCCCCACACCCGGTCGTCATGATCTCGCCCGAAGTATTGGGCGAAGGGGCCAGTTCAGCTTGGGCGCAAGGTGGCGTCGCTGCCGCGATGGATTCGGCCGACAGCCCCGAAAGCCACGCCGCCGACACAGTGAAGGCCGGGGCAGGGACGGTGAACCCGACGGTTGCCGATCTGGTGACGCGGGAAGCCCGTGACTACATTCTTGACCTGACAACTATGGGCACGCCGTTCGACCGGACCGAGGATGGCGACTATGTCTTGTCACGCGAAGCAGCACATAGTTTCGCGCGGGTGGTGCGGGTGAAGGGCGATCAAGCCGGCGCGCAAATCATGGCGGCACTGATTGCGCAGGTGCGTGAAACCCCGTCCATTCAGGTGCTGGAAGGCACCATGGCCAGTGATCTTGAGCTGTCGCATGGGCGCGTCACCGGTGTAGTCATTCAGGAAGCGGATGATGGACGCTCCGGCCCGGTGCTCTTGCGCGGGGCAGCAGTGTTGCTGGCGGGCGGCGGGTCCGGCGGGCTTTACGCCCTAACCACCAACCCGCCGCGTATTCGCGGGCAGGTGATTGGTATGGCGGCGCGGGCCGGCGCATTGATTGCCGATGCCGAGTTTGTGCAGTTCCACCCCACAGCGATGGATGTGGGCGAAGACCCGGCGCCACTGGCGACCGAGGCGTTGCGCGGAGAGGGGGCGATCCTGATCAACAAGCACGGCGAACGGTTCATGCAAGCCATACACCCGGATGCCGAACTCGCGCCGCGCGATATTGTTGCCCGCGCGATCTATGCTGAGGTCAAGGCAGGCAACCGCCCGATGCTGGACACCCGCGAAGTGTTGGGCGAGGCGATCAAGGCGCGGTTTCCCGCCGTCGCTGAATACTGTGCCCGCAACGGAATTGACCCGGCGGTTGACCCGATCCCTGTTGCCCCGGCGGCGCATTACCACATGGGCGGCATTGCGACCGACACGCAGGGATGTGCCACACTCAAGGGTCTTTGGGTCTGCGGTGAAGCCTCGTCAACGGGGCTGCATGGGGCGAACCGATTGGCGTCCAACGGGTTGTTAGAAGCGCTTGTCTTTGCCCGCATTTGTGCCCAAGGAATCGCGCAGTCCCTGACCGGCGTTGCCGACGCTGTGACTCTGAACATTACGTTTTCCAACGACGGCACTCCGCCTGCGCCCGAGGCCGTACAAGCCCTGCGTCAGACCATGACCCAGAATGTGGGCGTTGTGCGGGATCATGATGGACTGACCCATGCGCTTGTGACCATCGCCGCGCTGGAAGACGCCCATGGCGACAGTCCGTCCTTTCTGAACATGTGCGCCACCGCAACGCTGATCGCGGCGGGGGCTTTGGTTCGCCAAGAAAGTCGCGGGGCGCATGAACGTTCCGATTTCCCAGACCCTGCCGACGGGCCGGGCCAGCGGTCTGAGATGTATCTGACCGATGCGCTCGCCGTTCGGGCGCAGGCTTGTAAGGAGCTGTCATGA